The window TCATTATGATACGGATTTATACGGAAATTTACCGTCAGTGATAAAATCACCGTTATATGTAGCTTATAATTATTTCATGGCTCCGGCCCGGCAGTCTGCTTAAATATGTTTGGAGGAACGTTATGAAGACAGTAGAAGAGAATGTCAATCCTTTGGAATTCCCTATCCTGCATATGATGCGTGATGCCGGGTCGCCGTTGGGGGCGGGCGCGATCGGCGAGGTTTTGGAGAGTCAGGGCATCTCGATAAGCGAAGCCGGCATTGGCAGGGCGCTCCGCTCTTTTCGCCAAAGGGGGCTGCTTGAACGCCGTGGATTCCAGGGGCATGTCATAACTGATACGGGCATTGAAAGACTCGCGGATCTTGAAGCGGCTAAAAGGTACGGAGAGACGCTGAAAAAGTTGATGGAAAAGGGCCTCACGCAAAACTATAACGTCGTCGATATCCTGACGGCGAGACGCGCCCTCGAACGTGAGGCGGCCTATCTGGCGGCGCTCAAGGCTACGCCGGAGGATATCGCCGAGCTGGAAAATATAGTTAAGGCCCAGTACAGCGGGATGGAGAAAAACGAGAATTACGCGGACCATTCCGCGGCCTTCCACAAGACGATCATGAAGATGGCCCGCAGCTCGATACTCAGCAACCTTTATGACCTGATAGGCCTCTCGGTCCAGTGGCAGGACTTTTTTATCGGGACATTCAAAATGTATAACCAGCCCGTCAACGTATCACATGAGAAGGTCCTGCAGGCGATAAAGGACCGCGATCCCGAGAGGGCTTCGATGCTGATGGGAAAACACCTCACCGACGTCGTTGATAACGCCAAAAAGCTTTATCTGGAGTGACGGCCTCCTCTATTATCCTCTAGGACAATAATCAATAAAAGGCCCGCGTCTTTACGGCGCGGGCCTTTTTGTCGCTCGCTTCGAGGAGAACTGTAAATGGCGGCATTATTATTCATAGGCACATAAAAAATAAACCCTAGAGTAATTTTTCTTGGTTGACAGTACAGATAATTATGTTTATAGTATAGTTGCTCATCCGTGACGGGCGGCGATAGTCATTTTTTCAAAATAAAACAAATGCTGAGTGGGGGTATGCGTATGAAGATGTCAGGTGCGCAGATTATATTGGAGATGCTGCGGCTGCATGAGGTAAAGCATGTATTTGGCCTGCCCGGAGAGACGACTTTGGGTTTTTACCGGGAATGGCTGAAATGTTCGGATATAGAACATATCCTGACCCATGACGAGCGCGCGGCCGCCTATATGGCCGAGGCATACGCCAAGGTCAGCGGCAGGGTCGGTATCAGCGAGGCTCCGAGCCCCGGCGGCTCTCATCCCGTGCCAGGTGTCCTTGAATCTTTTACGGGTGCCGTTCCGACGATCTGTTTTACTTCGGATGTGCCGTACAACAACGATAAGAGAAATATGCTCTCTGGCTTCGATCAGAACCGCCTCTACAGCGCGATCACGAAGGAGAGCATCCTGATAACGAAGGCTAAAGATATCCCCTTCCTCATCCGCAGGGCCTTCCGCGTCGCCCTCTCCGGACGTCCCGGAGCCGTGCATATCAGGGTGCCGATGGATGTATATACGGAGGAGGCCGAAGTTGACGACCTCTATGCCGATCCCTGCATGGCCAAATGGCCGGCCTATCGCCCCGTGGCCGATTTTTCGCAGATCGACAGGGCGGTGAAGCTGCTGGCCGCCGCGAAGCGTCCGGTCATCGTCTGCGGACAGGGGGCGCTGATCTCGGACGCGGGCGACGAGGTCCGGGCCCTTGCGGAGGAGCTCAATATCCCCGTCGGCTGCACGATGACGGGCAAGGGGACGATTTCCGAGACGCATCCTCTTTCTATACGCCTCATCGGCGCCAGGGGCGGCACGAGCTATTCCAACAAATTTCTTGAGACGGCGGATCTTGTCTTTTTCATCGGTTCGAACACGGACTCCGCCGGCACCGATGCCTGGAAGCTTCCGAAGCAGAGCGGTGGTCTGAAGGTGATATATTTGAACATCGACGGCGTGGACGCGGGGAATAATTACCGCACCGACGTCGTCCTTCTCGGCGATGCCAAGGCCACTGTGGGTATGATGGTTGAGAAGATAAGGGCCGAGGGAATTAAGTCCAACGCGGAAAACGGCTGTGAGGCCGCGCCGGCGATGAAGGCGCTCGACGAGTCCCTCCGCGAATTTGTAAAATCGACGCAGTTGCCGATACATCCGGTCCGTTTTATGAAGGAGCTTGAGGCTCTGCTTCCTGCAAAAAGCCATATCGTTGTGGAGCCAAGCGTCGGCAGCATCTTCTCCGCGGCCTATATAAAGCAGAGGGAGCAGGGGCGTCTTTTCCTCTCGAATTATTCCAATGGTGCGCTCGGATACGCCCTTCCCGCGGCTATCGGCGCGGCGGTGGCGCATCCGGACCATACGATCATCGCGCTGGGCGGAGACGGCAGCTTCCATTTCAACTGCGGGGAGCTTGAGACATACGCCCGCCTCGGAGTCAACGTAAAGATGATAGTCTGCAACAACAACGTCTTTGGCTGGATAAAGGGTGAGACCGCCCATGTCTACCGTTCCGACTTCTTCGCCACGGACTTTGGCGTGGTGGATTACGCGGGTGTGGCAAGGGCCTTCGGGGTAAAGGCGTATAAGCTTGACGATCCCGCGAAGATAACGGAGACACTGAAAGAGGCGATAGAGTATCAGGGCCCCGTGCTTATCGAACTGAGGGTCCCGGACGAGAGCCAGCTGGTACCGCCGGTTCCCCGTTGGATACCCAACGCCGTAGAAAAAGATATCCCCTATTGCTATTAAATATCAGGATAAAATCCCGCAACACCAAATCGGATAAGGAGGCTGTTTCAATGAAAAAGAGTAATCAGGTAATTTTCGGAGTTCTTGTATCTGTAATGACGGTGTTTTTCGCCTGCGCGGCGGGCTTCGCGGCCCCGCAGGATCTTAAGATCGGCTCCAATAAGGTCGGCAGCACCTGGTATGTTCAGGCGGCATGTATCGCGGACGCGGTGAAGAAGGCCTATCCCGGTATGGAGATAGACGCCGCCCCCATCGCCGGCGGCATCGGCAACCTCAAGCTGCTGGGAAAGGGCCAGATGAACATTGCCCTCACGATGGGCAATAACAATCTCTGGGCCTGGAACGGACAGGTCCTCTTCGACAAGCCGATACGGAATATCCGTACTCTGGTGGGCGGCCTCGACCAGTTTTATGTTGGCATCGCGGTCCGCAGGGGAAGCGGCATAAAATCGCTGGAGGATATCGTCAAGAACAAGCAGAAGATCCGTCTCATGACGGTCCAGCGCGGGACGACCGGCGAAGCCTCCGCGGCCCATGTGCTTGAGGCGGTAGGGATGACCTACGATGATATAAAGAAATGGGGCGGCGCCGTCGACCACACCGACTTCGAAGCCATCACAAACGCTATAAAGGACGGCCGCTGCGACGTCTTTATCCAGGCCCTCTCCAAGGGACACCCCACCTTCACGGAGCTTGCGGTGCTTGGCAAGATAGATCTGATCACGATCTCCAAAGATTCCCTGAAAAAGCTTGAAAAGTACGGCTATACGCAGTCGCTGCTTCCGAAGGACAGCTTTAAGGGGCAGACCGCGGACCTTATCCTTCCCGGCTACCGTTCGACGCTCACCGTCACAGATAAGATGGACGACGAAACGGCCTACAAGATCACCAAAGCGGTCGTGGAGGGCAAGGATGCGCTTGTTAAGGGACACAAGGCCTTCGCGGAATTCGAGCCTTCAAAGGGCGGCAGCCCGGAGAACCTCGGCGGCGTTCCCCTCCACCCAGGCGCGGCCAAGTATTATAAGGAAAAGGGATATATAAAATAGAGCCGATTCTCAGCGGGAGATTTTAATAACGTAGTTCTCAGGGGGAATTGAGTTTTTAGCCAAACTTTTCCCCCTGTCTTTTAACTTTGGAAATGTCTCTAAATAAGATCCGAAGGTAAGATCGTTTTGAAAGGATGGTCTTAGTTGGAAAAAATACGTAAACATCTGGCCTTTTGGGTATCCCTGTGCTGGCTCGCGGGACAGATATATATCGCCTTTGTGCCGGTTCAGGGAATGGTAATAAAGCCGCTGCACGTTGGTTTTGCGCTGCTGCTGGTATTTCTTCTGAAGCCCTTCATCAAAGAAAAGCCCTTGCTGTCAGCTTTTGTCGACGCGGTCTGTTTTTTGACGACATTCGCGTTTATGGCCCACATCGTGCTCAATTCGGTGCGGATAGTCGAGAGGATTCCGTTCGTCGACGACCTCTTTTATTTTGACAAGTTTTTCGCCCTTGCCCTCGTCATTCTTCTGATGGAGGCTGGGAGACGTTATCTTGGCTGGTCGATGACGATCATCGCCGTAATATTCATGCTCTACAGCTTCTTCGGCAGGAGCCTGCCCGGCATCCTATCCCATCAGGGGGTAGACCTGATCAGCTTTGTGGAGAACCAGGTAATGACCACCGGCGGTATCTTCTCAAGCCCGATCGCGGCATCCGCCGATACGATCTTCTATTTTATGATCTTCGGAGCCTTTCTCGCCGCGACCCCGGCAGGGAAATTATTTGTTTCGATCGCGAAATACGCGACCCGTAATTCTATCGGCGGCCCAGGCAAGGCATCCATCCTCGCCTCCGGCCTCTTCGGTATGATCAGCGGAAGCGCCGCGGCCAACGTCGCCTCCGTCGGTGTCATCACGTATCCGATGATGAAGAGGGGCGGATTCAAGCCTGTATTCAGCGCGGCCCTCCTGGCCACCGCCGGTACGGGCGGACAGCTGATCCCTCCGGTAATGGGAGCCTCGGCCTTTATCATGGCGGACATGATCGGGATATCCTACTTTAAAATCATCCTCTGCGCCACGCTGCCCGCGCTGCTGTATGTCGGCTCGCTTCTCTGGGAGGTTCACCTCGAGGCCAGCAAACAGGAGATCAAGCCGGAAGAGATAGACGCGAAGGAACACCTTGCCGTAATAAAGGGCTATCTGCATCTGATGCTGCCGATTGTCGCGCTGGTGGCGCTCATCGCCATGGGGCGTTCTCTGATGTATTCCGCCCTCGCCTCCACCGTGGTGCTCATACTCCTCTGCCAGATCAAAAAGGATACGCGGCTGTCGCTGAAGGAGATAGTCGATATGGGGGTCGACGGGACTAAGGCTTCGGTGATTGTCGCCCTTCCCTGTGCGCTGGCGGGAATAGTGATCGGTGAGGTCGTATTTACCGGTCTGGGGCTGCGTTTCAGTGCCGTCATCGCCTCCTTCTCAGCCAATAGCCTGCTGCTGGCGCTCCTGCTTTCGACGGTGATGATAATTATCATGGGAATGGGCATGCCGACCAGCGCCGCCTATATCATGAGCGCCGTGCTGCTCGCGCCGGCGATGCAGAATCTCGGCGTGGAGGCGATCGTCGCCCATATGTTCATCTTCTACTTTGCGAACATGTCGATGATCACGCCGCCGGTTGCCATCGCCTCCTATACGGCGGCGGGCATCGCGGAGACTGGGCTGTGGGAGACCGGCATCGAGGCGGTGCGGCTCGCCATAATTCTCTTCCTCATCCCCTTCATCTTCGTCTATAACCCCGCGCTTCTCGGCCTCGGTTCGATCCCGGCCATCGCCTGGGTATTCTTTACCTGCGTCATGGGGATAATGGGGCTGGGTATCGGCGTGATCGGTTACTGGAAGGGCGATATGGGCTGGCCGATGAGGGCGCTGTTCATCGTCGCGGCGCTCCTTCTTATCGTGCCGGAGACGATTTCGGACATCGCGGGACTGGCGATACTCTTCGCGCTGATCTTCGTCCAGCTGAAAAGAAGCAGAGCGGCGGTACAAAGCGGCAGTTAGTTTTTACAACATCAATAAGACTCTCTTGCGGGCTCTCCTTTATTTGTCGAGGAGGGCTCGATTTATATGATCTTTTGATTATTGTGATATCGGAAAGGATGTGTGGATGATGATTTTAAAGTTCAACAGGGATATTTTTTATGCTAAAAGAGACGCCGAGGGCGAGGTGATCGTTGTTCTAGACGGAAAGAGGGACGACAGGAGGCTCAAGATCGAAACGCATTACGCGCGGTCGCTGAAGAAGTATGATATCCATGAGGTGATCGTTACCGACGAGAGCGATGTGGAGCTTGGCGGCGAGGTCAATAAAATAGGTTATATCTGCTTCTTTGAAGTTTCGCAGGGAGGGCATATAATCTTAGGAGACGGTTTATATATAGCCGGCGATCTGATAGGCAGAGTTGTCGGCTTTGACGATATCCATATGCCGAACCATATGAATATCATCGTTCAAAGTCAGGATAGACGCTCTGCCAAGGAACGTGGCATAATGCTGGGGGATAAGGTCTCAATAGGCTTTATCCGCGGAAATAGTTAAGGGGGAAAAAGATTGCTTACGTTAAAAGAATTTCTTCGCAGCGAGGTAAAACCGGCGCTGGGGTGTACGGAGCCCGGAGCGGTCGCGCTTGCGGTGGCACGCGCCTGCGCGGAACTTCCGGGACGGGATGATATCGCCGCCGTACGTGTGACGGTGAGCTCCAGCATCTATAAGAACGGTATGGCGGTCGGCATTCCCGGTACTAAGGGAGCGCGCGGCAACGCCATCGCCGCGGCGATGGGCGCGATCTGCGGGGATGCCTCGCTTGGTCTGGAGGTGCTTCGCAACAGCACTCTGGAGGATGTGGCGAAGGCCGAGGCCTGGGTGCGCGACGAGCGCGTCTCCATCTACTGCGATCCCGACAGGAGCGGCGTCTATGTGCTCGCCTCCGTATTCACGCCGGGCCACAAGGCGGTCTGTCTCATCGAAAACAGCCATTCTAACGTTGTTAAAACAGTGCTCGACAACGAAACTACATATGAGGCCGAGCGTAAAGGTTCTTCCGCCAGCGGCTTTGACGACGGTTTCCCGCAGACGCTGCAGGAGGCGCTCGCCATGGCCGACGAGATCGACGCCGAGGATGTCAAGTTCATCTGGGACGGCATCAATATGAACTATAAGGTCGCGGAGGGCGGCTTCAGGTCTCCGCAGGAGTGCAGCAGCTGCGGCGCCTGCCTTCAGGGCAGCAAGTTCGGGCTTACGCTGCTTGAGATCGATCAGGACTGTGGCTGCAACAAGGTGCCGGCGGCGATGGAGATCCGCAGCACCTGCGCCGCGGCGGCTGAGGCGAGGATGTCGGGCATCCTGCTCCCCGTCATGAGCAGCGCCGGCAGCGGCAACCACGGGATAACGGCGATCCTTCCCGTTGCGGTGCTCGGCAGGCGCACGGGCAAGAGCGTGGAAGAGATCGCGAAGGCGGTCGCCGTCAGCCATATCGCAACGAGCTTCGTCAAGCACAATCTCGGACGCCTCTCCCCAGTCTGCGGCTGTTCCGTAGCCGCGGGAGCGGGAGCCGCCGCAGGCATGACCTATCTGATGGGCGGCAGCTACGATCAGATATGCACCGCGATGAGCCTTCTGCTGGCGAATATCGCGGGGATGCTCTGCGACGGGGCGAAGGAGAGCTGCGCGCTGAAGGTCGGAGCCGCGGCCACCGAGGCCTATTACGCGATGGAGTGGGCGCTTATGGGACAGCGGCTTGCCGTTCCTCAGGGCGTATTCGGCGAGACGATCGAAGAGACGGTAGAAAATGTCGGGCGCATTTCGCGCGAGGGAATGAGAACTGTCGACCGTGTCATGATCGAGATTCTCGACAAAAGGCACCGGCCGAGTTCGGTAGCATTTTAATTAATAATTTAAAGAAAGGTCTGAAGTAGAAGCTATGAAAAAGAAAATAAACAACGCCGTGGCAGCGGCGCTTATCTGTGCGGTAATGGTGGTCTCGGTGCCCGCGGCGCGGGCGCTTGATCTCGGCGACATCCTCAAAAAGGGCGCCCTCGGCGTTGCCGGAGGCTGGCTTGTAACGGCCATCTCGCCGCAGATGAACGATTTTATCAACACCATCACCTTCAATAAAGGCGTCAAGTACGAAGGGTACACGAAGGTGGTGCCGATAGTTTCGATCGGCGACGGCACGCGCATCGGCGCCGCCCAGGTAGGAGCGACGACGAAGGACGCCATCGACAATACGAAGGCTGTGGCCCAGATCGAGGGAGAGTTCAGCAGTATCCGCGCGACGGCGCTGATCCCGATAGACTCGCTCAATCCGATCCAGCGCTTCCGCCGCGTTAAGGGCGTCGGTGTCACGGCGATCATCAACGTAAGACTTTAGGCGCGTAAGATGTCAGACTACCGGCCTCAGCTCCATGACATCCAGAAAGCAAAGCAGCGCATAAGCGGCGTCGTGGTAAACACGCCGCTTATGCTGAACATCCAGCTCTCCGAACGCTATGGGGCGAATATCTGGCTCAAGCGCGAAGATATGCAGATCGTGCGCTCTTACAAGATCCGCGGTGCCTACAATAAAATATCCAGCCTTTCGCAGGAGGATCTCGCGCGCGGCGTCGTCTGCGCCTCGGCCGGCAACCACGCGCAGGGCGTGGCGCTGGCCTGCAATAAGCTCGGCATCAAAGGCACCATCTTCATGCCGAAGCCGACGCCGAAGCAGAAGATAAACCAGGTGAAGATGTTCGGCAAGGATAATATCGACATCGTGCTGACGGGCGACACCTACGACGATTCATGCAGCGAGGCGGTCGCCTGGTGCGAGTCGCAGAACGGGACCTTTATCCATCCCTTCAACGATCCGCAGATAATAGAGGGACAGGCGACGCTGGCCCTCGACATTCTCAACGAGGCCTTCGGAGGTTTTCACTATATTCTGCTGCCGATCGGCGGCGGCGGTCTGATGTCCGGCGTGGGCAGCGTCTTTAAGAGCCTGAGCCCCGACACCTGCGTCGTCGGCGTGGAATCTACGGGGACGGCCTCGATGAAGGCCGCCTTTGACGCGGGAAAGCCAGTCGAGCTTCAGCAGCTTGACACCTTTGCGGACGGCATCGCGGTACGGAAGGCGGGAGATATTACTTTTGACATCTGCCGTGAGGTGGTCGACCGCCTGATCCAGGTGCCGGAGGGGCAGATATGCACAACGATCCTCTCCCTCTACAACGAGAGCGCGATTGTCGTCGAGCCGGCGGGAGCCGTCTCCGTCTCCGCTCTTGAGTATATAAAGGACGATATTCGCGGCAAGAACGTCGTCTGCGTAATCAGCGGCAGCAACAACGACATCACCCGCATGGAGGAGATAAAGGAGCGTTCCCAGCTGCACCAGGGGCTAAAGCATTATTTTATCCTGCGCTTTCCGCAGCGGGCAGGCGCGCTGAGGGAATTTCTCGAGCATGTGCTTGGACCCGATGACGACATCACGCATTTCCAGTATTCCAAAAAGAATTCGCGTGAACGCGGTCCCGCGGTGGTCGGAATAGAGCTGCGCCGCGCAGAGGATTTCGCGCCGCTCGTCGAACGCATGAAACAGCATAATATCGTCTACGAATATTTGAACGACAAGCCCGACCTGTTCCAATTTCTTATATAGGCAGGTTACCAGTAGAAGCTACGCGGATGCGGCAGAATTGGAGACGAAGAGAGACGGTTTTTGGGCCGTCTCTCTCCGTCTCTGGGGTTTATAGGGGTGTTAGCTCTGGTTGGCTTTTTTAATTATCTCCGTTACCATCTCTTCACCGTGGGGTGTCATGTTCTGGATGGCCTCCAGATCCTCGTGGGTGAAGGAGGAAAAATCGAAGTTGGCGCGCTTTAAAATGGCTGCTCCTATATGATGTACGGCATCTTTGTTTTTCTTATAGATGCGCTCCTCAAGTTTTTTCATCTTCGTATCAAGCTCTTTTATCAGTAGTTCGGGGCTTCGCCGAATCCTTTTGGACGGCCCCTTAAGTTCTCTGCTTGCAGACATTTTATTCATCCCTTTCTGCGGCTATTATCAGTTTTTTCCCTGCGCATTATTATTACGGCCTCATATTGGCAAGTATAATTAAAATTTATCTTTCGCACATTGTGTTTTATGCCTATATTCTTCTGCGTAGGCATAATGATTAAAGGTTTGGTTCTAAGGGGCGCTTTTTTCGGAGATAGAGGGCTATAGAGCGGTGCGGTACCCTGTTTAGGCTCTTGCACAACAATGTCTTATGGCAAATTGCAAAAGTAAGCGGTTAGTGTTTATAATAACCGGTGTAATCGGTAAAAATATCCTTTGAGGGGAGGACGGCTGTCATGACGTGATCTGCTTATTTTGGCTCGTGTACCGAGTCCGCCGTCTGTCGCCGTTCCCTCGCATACCTGTATATAAAAGGATAATTTCCCCTCGTCCCCCGCTGTATTGATATGTGATGGGCGGCCGGTACGCCTGCCGGCGCTCTGTTTTGTCATATTTTATCCACGTATTTGGTCAACAACAGGAGGTAAATATTTTGGACCGTTTTCTTATGTCAAAAAATGGCCCGGCGTTCGCTGGGCTTGTTCTCGGCGTCATCGCGGCGCTGTTGGTAAAGTTTGGTAATCCTGGAAATATGGGCTTCTGCGTCGCCTGCTTCACGCGCGACATCGCGGGGGCGCTTGGCCTGCACCGCGCCGCCATCGTGCAGTATCTGCGTCCCGAAATCGCGGGCTTCATCCTCGGGGCCTTTGCCTCGGCGCTCGCCTTTTCCGAATACAGGCCGCGCGGCGGCTCGTCGCCGATGGTGCGCTTCGCCCTTGGCTTTTTTGCCATGATCGGCGCGCTCGTCTTTCTTGGCTGTCCCTGGCGCGCCTACCTGCGTCTCGCGGGCGGCGACTGGAACGCCATTGCCGGTATCGCGGGACTTATCGCCGGTATCGGTATCGGCGTCTGGTTCCTCTACGGTGGTTTCAGCCTCGGCGCCGCGCGCCCCACGCCGAAGGCGGCGGGACTTGTGATGCCGCTGCTCGCCCTGGCTATCCTCGCGCTGCTCTTCTTCAAACCTTTATTTGGTCCCGAGGGCAGCGGCCCGATATTCTTCTCCGCCAAGGGGCCCGGCGCGGCGCATGCCCCCATCCTCATCTCTCTCGGCGCCGGACTTGTCGTCGGCTGGCTCGCGCAGCGCACGCGCTTCTGCACGATTGGCGCGGTGCGCGACCTGATCATGGTCCGGGACTCGCACCTCTTTAAGGGGATCGCCGCCTTTATTCTCGCGGCCTTTGTGACCAACATGATCCTCGGACAGTTCAAGCCCGGATTTGAGGGACAGCCCGTGGCGCATACCATGCAGCTCTGGAACTTCCTTGGTATGGTCCTCTCCGGACTCGCCTTCACCCTCGCCGGCGGCTGCCCGGGACGGATGCTCATCATGTCTGGTGAGGGAGACTCCGACGCGGGCAGCTTTATTATAGGCATGCTCGTCGGCGCGGCCTTCGCTCACAACTTCTCGCTTGCAAGCTCCGGCGCGGGTATCGGCGCCTTCGGCGCGCCCGCGACGATTATCGGCCTTGTCTTCTGTCTGTTGGTGGGCTTCGGTTTCAGGAATAGAATGGCGTAGGAGGTTTTTGAGATGGAAAAGACGATCGTAGACGCGCGCGGGCTCTCATGTCCGCAGCCAGTAATAGAGACAAAACGGGCGCTTGACAAGCTGAGCGCCGGTCTTGTGGAGGTACTTGTAGATACCGTGACTTCGCGTGAAAATGTCATCCGCTTCGCGCAGCACGCAGGCTGGAAGACGGAGTGGACGGAGACGGAAGGTGGTTTTTCCGTGACGGCGGCGAAGTGACCCTGTAAAACTGCGGCGTCAGCTCGAAAGAGCCCGACGCCGCAAGTTTTATGAGTTAGACGAGTATTCGGACGAGGACTTTTGTAACCAGTCCCGCCCGGAAATTTAGTCTTTCACGCTATCTGGCGTTTGCAACCCTGTTGTTGACCCAGTCGGCAAACTCCTCCGGCGAACATTCTCCCGCGGGGCGTGTGCCCGGTTTCCGCTGCATATGCGAGAGTGAGATCTGATATCTGTCCGCGGGAACTGGCCGGTCGGCGTCGCTGTGCAGGGCCTCCAGCGAAAGTCCAGTGAACTCCGCGGTGACATACCTTTCTTTTCCCCTCTGCCAGAGTGAAAGGACCAACGCGCCTCCCGGAGGCACTTCGTTTTTCGCGAACCCCGGCAGCTGCCAGTCCGCGCCGATGAGCGCTCCGACGCCGGCGATGTTTGTGTCGTGTCCGACAAAGATCGCCGCTTTTGCCGCCGCCGCGGGCTCCTTGACGGCGTCGGGAACTTTAGCCAGACATAATTCTTCCGAGAGCAGAGAGGATGCCAGCAGCATCGTAAGCTCGCCGGCGCGCGTCCTCGCAACGGAGGGGGCGCGGTTAACGGCGTCGAATATTCTGCTGTGTACGGGCAGGAGGTCCCTTAGTATCATAACGTCCGCCGCTCCCCAGCCGGCGTTTTTCTCCGGCCACTGGCAGTATTCGAGCAGAAATATCTCCACGATGCCCGACGCGGCGCCCAGCGCGCCCGTGATGCCGACGGAGCGGTCCCCGTCACGGAATTCGATCTCGGAGGGGAGGTCGGCAAAGGTCGAGCCATAGAGCCGTCCGGCCTTAGCGGCGGCCCTTTCCGAGAGCGGCCCCGTGATGTCCGCCAGCATGCTGATCTTCGGCGCAAGCTCCTGCTGAAGCGCTGTTAAACTTCCGCCGGCGTTTTTCATGATGTCGCGGCGGACGGCGTCGGTGTCAAAATCCGCGAAGCCGGCCTCTACCGGATGGAAGATTGGATAGACAAAGGCCCTCGCGGAGAGCACCGGCGTGATCCCTCCCTGCGGGGCGAGCGCCTCGGAGATGGCGTCCGCGGTGGCTTTCGTACGTTGGTCGACATCCGCGCAGATGAAAATCTTGTCGGGCGTGACGCCGAGAGACTCCAGCCGCGCGCGTTCCGCCGTCCACTGGCGGGATATCAGCGACGAGCCGCGCGTCGTGAGGTGCCCGGCCCTTACCGGCCACCTGGGCCAGGGCTTAGCGCTCCATTCCGCCAGCTTGGCCGCCGGCTGTGTGGGGCTGCGTACTCCATGCC is drawn from Cloacibacillus porcorum and contains these coding sequences:
- a CDS encoding TRAP transporter permease — translated: MEKIRKHLAFWVSLCWLAGQIYIAFVPVQGMVIKPLHVGFALLLVFLLKPFIKEKPLLSAFVDAVCFLTTFAFMAHIVLNSVRIVERIPFVDDLFYFDKFFALALVILLMEAGRRYLGWSMTIIAVIFMLYSFFGRSLPGILSHQGVDLISFVENQVMTTGGIFSSPIAASADTIFYFMIFGAFLAATPAGKLFVSIAKYATRNSIGGPGKASILASGLFGMISGSAAANVASVGVITYPMMKRGGFKPVFSAALLATAGTGGQLIPPVMGASAFIMADMIGISYFKIILCATLPALLYVGSLLWEVHLEASKQEIKPEEIDAKEHLAVIKGYLHLMLPIVALVALIAMGRSLMYSALASTVVLILLCQIKKDTRLSLKEIVDMGVDGTKASVIVALPCALAGIVIGEVVFTGLGLRFSAVIASFSANSLLLALLLSTVMIIIMGMGMPTSAAYIMSAVLLAPAMQNLGVEAIVAHMFIFYFANMSMITPPVAIASYTAAGIAETGLWETGIEAVRLAIILFLIPFIFVYNPALLGLGSIPAIAWVFFTCVMGIMGLGIGVIGYWKGDMGWPMRALFIVAALLLIVPETISDIAGLAILFALIFVQLKRSRAAVQSGS
- a CDS encoding thiamine pyrophosphate-binding protein: MKMSGAQIILEMLRLHEVKHVFGLPGETTLGFYREWLKCSDIEHILTHDERAAAYMAEAYAKVSGRVGISEAPSPGGSHPVPGVLESFTGAVPTICFTSDVPYNNDKRNMLSGFDQNRLYSAITKESILITKAKDIPFLIRRAFRVALSGRPGAVHIRVPMDVYTEEAEVDDLYADPCMAKWPAYRPVADFSQIDRAVKLLAAAKRPVIVCGQGALISDAGDEVRALAEELNIPVGCTMTGKGTISETHPLSIRLIGARGGTSYSNKFLETADLVFFIGSNTDSAGTDAWKLPKQSGGLKVIYLNIDGVDAGNNYRTDVVLLGDAKATVGMMVEKIRAEGIKSNAENGCEAAPAMKALDESLREFVKSTQLPIHPVRFMKELEALLPAKSHIVVEPSVGSIFSAAYIKQREQGRLFLSNYSNGALGYALPAAIGAAVAHPDHTIIALGGDGSFHFNCGELETYARLGVNVKMIVCNNNVFGWIKGETAHVYRSDFFATDFGVVDYAGVARAFGVKAYKLDDPAKITETLKEAIEYQGPVLIELRVPDESQLVPPVPRWIPNAVEKDIPYCY
- a CDS encoding TAXI family TRAP transporter solute-binding subunit translates to MKKSNQVIFGVLVSVMTVFFACAAGFAAPQDLKIGSNKVGSTWYVQAACIADAVKKAYPGMEIDAAPIAGGIGNLKLLGKGQMNIALTMGNNNLWAWNGQVLFDKPIRNIRTLVGGLDQFYVGIAVRRGSGIKSLEDIVKNKQKIRLMTVQRGTTGEASAAHVLEAVGMTYDDIKKWGGAVDHTDFEAITNAIKDGRCDVFIQALSKGHPTFTELAVLGKIDLITISKDSLKKLEKYGYTQSLLPKDSFKGQTADLILPGYRSTLTVTDKMDDETAYKITKAVVEGKDALVKGHKAFAEFEPSKGGSPENLGGVPLHPGAAKYYKEKGYIK
- a CDS encoding DUF6917 domain-containing protein, translating into MMILKFNRDIFYAKRDAEGEVIVVLDGKRDDRRLKIETHYARSLKKYDIHEVIVTDESDVELGGEVNKIGYICFFEVSQGGHIILGDGLYIAGDLIGRVVGFDDIHMPNHMNIIVQSQDRRSAKERGIMLGDKVSIGFIRGNS
- a CDS encoding L-cysteine desulfidase family protein, whose amino-acid sequence is MLTLKEFLRSEVKPALGCTEPGAVALAVARACAELPGRDDIAAVRVTVSSSIYKNGMAVGIPGTKGARGNAIAAAMGAICGDASLGLEVLRNSTLEDVAKAEAWVRDERVSIYCDPDRSGVYVLASVFTPGHKAVCLIENSHSNVVKTVLDNETTYEAERKGSSASGFDDGFPQTLQEALAMADEIDAEDVKFIWDGINMNYKVAEGGFRSPQECSSCGACLQGSKFGLTLLEIDQDCGCNKVPAAMEIRSTCAAAAEARMSGILLPVMSSAGSGNHGITAILPVAVLGRRTGKSVEEIAKAVAVSHIATSFVKHNLGRLSPVCGCSVAAGAGAAAGMTYLMGGSYDQICTAMSLLLANIAGMLCDGAKESCALKVGAAATEAYYAMEWALMGQRLAVPQGVFGETIEETVENVGRISREGMRTVDRVMIEILDKRHRPSSVAF
- a CDS encoding FadR/GntR family transcriptional regulator encodes the protein MKTVEENVNPLEFPILHMMRDAGSPLGAGAIGEVLESQGISISEAGIGRALRSFRQRGLLERRGFQGHVITDTGIERLADLEAAKRYGETLKKLMEKGLTQNYNVVDILTARRALEREAAYLAALKATPEDIAELENIVKAQYSGMEKNENYADHSAAFHKTIMKMARSSILSNLYDLIGLSVQWQDFFIGTFKMYNQPVNVSHEKVLQAIKDRDPERASMLMGKHLTDVVDNAKKLYLE